The Chitinophaga flava genome has a segment encoding these proteins:
- a CDS encoding gliding motility-associated C-terminal domain-containing protein, which produces MRTLYIHCSFLILLFLAMLPGHTRANAGVWRATPFKASSTCVQDSVFFVIGNTTGIDSVKWYFGDPASAEKDSSDKIKGAFHAYQLTGTYTVTLVAWRGGQPDISTLPITIVTPVIYDLGPQDITLCEGSTMTLSAPVIPGATYEWQNGSTAPDILVDTSATYKVKINGCLIPDSVNVFYTPVPKIDLGPDLVLCTGEQLALDATAQNCTYLWNTGNTEPTQDVRTSGTYQVRVFPKGCAEIDAQITITFTGPPYPFSLGPDTLLCPGESIRLAPVVPEATAWKWSTGATTPAITVSSQANIWALVEINHICNVVDTIFVNYNRLRKLNLGNDTTICKGNFLVLTADFGNGQYRWQDGSDQATYYVVKPGNYFVHAQIGRCESSDTIRVSYDDTLRVNLGPDTLLCRNEVYPLTVLGAGGAPFKWQDSTSIPQYIVRQPGIYSLTAWNTCGKSVDSVVVDFHDCECTVHFPNAFTPNGDGRNDYFRPRYRCPIEQYTLSIYNRWGERVFFTNDPQIGWTGRVKGLQADMATYVWIVDYREVYTRIPVHKTGTVTLLY; this is translated from the coding sequence ATGAGGACCCTTTATATACACTGTTCTTTTCTGATTTTACTGTTTCTGGCCATGCTGCCAGGCCATACCCGGGCAAATGCCGGGGTATGGAGAGCTACCCCTTTTAAGGCTTCCTCTACCTGTGTGCAGGACAGCGTTTTCTTCGTAATTGGCAATACTACCGGGATAGATTCCGTCAAATGGTACTTTGGGGACCCTGCTTCTGCTGAAAAAGATTCTTCTGATAAAATAAAAGGGGCTTTCCATGCATACCAGCTTACCGGCACCTACACCGTTACCCTGGTAGCCTGGCGCGGCGGGCAGCCCGATATCTCCACCCTGCCTATTACCATTGTAACGCCTGTAATCTACGACCTGGGGCCACAGGATATCACGCTCTGCGAAGGCAGCACCATGACCCTCAGTGCACCGGTGATACCCGGCGCCACCTACGAATGGCAGAATGGTTCTACCGCACCCGACATCCTGGTGGACACTTCTGCTACGTATAAAGTCAAGATCAATGGTTGTCTGATACCGGATTCAGTGAATGTATTTTATACGCCTGTTCCCAAGATAGATCTGGGGCCAGACCTGGTATTATGTACAGGTGAACAGCTGGCCCTCGATGCCACCGCCCAGAACTGTACCTATCTGTGGAATACCGGCAATACAGAGCCCACGCAGGACGTACGAACATCTGGCACCTACCAGGTAAGGGTGTTTCCTAAAGGTTGTGCAGAAATAGACGCCCAGATCACTATCACGTTTACCGGTCCGCCCTACCCTTTCAGCCTGGGCCCCGATACACTGTTATGCCCCGGCGAATCAATCCGGCTAGCACCTGTAGTGCCGGAAGCCACCGCCTGGAAATGGAGTACAGGCGCCACTACACCGGCTATCACCGTCAGTTCGCAAGCGAATATATGGGCGCTGGTAGAGATCAATCACATCTGTAATGTGGTAGATACCATCTTTGTGAACTACAACCGGTTGCGCAAACTCAACCTGGGTAACGATACTACAATTTGTAAAGGTAATTTTCTGGTACTGACGGCCGATTTCGGCAACGGGCAATACCGTTGGCAGGATGGTTCGGACCAGGCTACTTATTATGTGGTCAAACCCGGCAACTACTTTGTACATGCCCAGATAGGCCGCTGCGAATCTTCCGATACCATCCGTGTGTCTTATGATGATACGCTGCGGGTGAATCTCGGACCGGATACCCTGTTGTGCCGCAACGAGGTATACCCGCTGACAGTCCTTGGTGCCGGCGGGGCTCCTTTCAAATGGCAGGACAGTACCAGCATCCCACAGTATATTGTGCGGCAGCCCGGCATCTACTCGTTAACGGCCTGGAACACCTGTGGCAAGAGTGTGGATTCAGTAGTGGTGGACTTCCATGACTGTGAATGTACCGTGCATTTCCCCAATGCCTTCACCCCCAACGGGGACGGGCGTAACGACTACTTCCGGCCCCGGTACCGATGTCCGATAGAACAGTATACGCTCAGTATTTACAACCGCTGGGGTGAACGGGTGTTTTTCACCAACGACCCGCAGATAGGCTGGACAGGGCGTGTAAAGGGCCTGCAGGCAGATATGGCTACCTACGTATGGATTGTTGATTACCGGGAAGTATATACCAGGATACCGGTACATAAGACCGGCACAGTCACGTTGTTGTATTAG
- a CDS encoding RluA family pseudouridine synthase produces MAEELLELEDELENGEGSEELYEKINMVVDKGQEPVRIDKFLTARIEGATRNKVQNALDTEMVLVNDKPVKANYKIRPLDKIVVFSNKNPESTEVLPEELPLNIVYEDDDVLIIDKPAGMVVHPGCGNYTGTLVNGLSWYLGDKTQATTPVIPRFGLVHRIDKNTSGLLVVAKSEKAMTDLAKQFFDHTVHRRYIALVWGDFEEEEGTVVAHVGRHQRLRKIMDAYPDGEYGKEAITHYRVLERFNYVTKIECRLETGRTHQIRVHMQHIGHSLFNDDTYGGNRIRKGTIFTKYQQFVDNCFDIMPRHALHAQQLGFIHPRTRKQMRFESQLPDDFSQVLEKWRRYSTARPNTED; encoded by the coding sequence ATGGCTGAAGAATTGCTGGAACTGGAAGACGAGCTGGAAAACGGAGAAGGCAGCGAGGAACTGTATGAGAAGATCAACATGGTGGTAGACAAAGGCCAGGAGCCTGTCCGCATCGATAAATTCCTCACCGCCCGTATCGAAGGAGCCACCCGTAACAAGGTACAGAACGCGCTGGATACTGAGATGGTGCTGGTCAACGACAAACCTGTCAAGGCCAATTACAAGATCAGACCGCTGGACAAAATCGTTGTTTTTTCCAATAAAAACCCGGAAAGCACAGAAGTGCTGCCGGAAGAACTCCCGCTCAATATCGTTTATGAGGATGATGACGTGCTGATAATAGATAAACCTGCCGGTATGGTAGTACACCCCGGCTGTGGCAACTACACCGGCACACTGGTCAACGGCCTCTCCTGGTATCTGGGCGACAAAACCCAGGCTACTACGCCTGTCATCCCACGCTTTGGGCTGGTACACCGTATCGATAAAAACACCTCCGGCCTGCTGGTAGTGGCTAAATCAGAAAAAGCCATGACCGACCTGGCCAAACAGTTTTTTGACCACACCGTTCACCGTCGCTATATAGCCCTCGTATGGGGTGATTTTGAAGAAGAAGAAGGCACCGTAGTAGCACACGTAGGCCGCCACCAGCGCCTGCGAAAAATCATGGACGCCTATCCCGACGGCGAGTATGGCAAAGAAGCCATCACCCATTACCGCGTACTGGAACGTTTTAACTACGTTACCAAAATTGAGTGCCGCCTCGAAACAGGCCGTACCCACCAGATCCGCGTACACATGCAGCATATCGGCCATTCCCTTTTTAATGACGATACCTACGGCGGTAACCGCATCCGGAAAGGGACCATCTTCACCAAATACCAACAGTTTGTGGACAACTGCTTTGATATTATGCCCCGTCATGCCCTGCATGCCCAGCAACTCGGCTTTATCCACCCCCGCACCCGCAAGCAGATGCGCTTCGAAAGCCAGCTGCCGGACGATTTCTCCCAGGTGCTGGAAAAATGGCGGAGATATTCTACTGCCCGCCCGAACACGGAGGATTAA
- the lipB gene encoding lipoyl(octanoyl) transferase LipB has product MDKQEIIIRDLGKIDYQEAWDYQEQLLKENVQLKAQTPNLWPKPTTNYLLFCEHPPVYTLGKSGHMENLLLSREELDEQGIGFVPTNRGGDITFHGPGQIVGYPILDLENFFTDIGKYLRCLEEVVIRTIAEYGVIGDRSPGETGVWLDPTDKTKARKICAMGVRCSRWVTMHGFALNVNTPMNYFDNIIACGIADKQVATLDKEVGREVDLDEVKAKLSKHFAEVFGATMI; this is encoded by the coding sequence ATGGATAAGCAGGAGATCATCATCAGAGACCTTGGAAAAATCGATTACCAGGAAGCCTGGGATTACCAGGAACAGTTGTTGAAGGAAAATGTACAGCTGAAAGCTCAAACGCCCAACCTGTGGCCCAAGCCCACCACCAATTACCTTCTTTTCTGCGAGCATCCGCCGGTATATACCCTTGGTAAAAGCGGACACATGGAGAATCTGTTGCTGAGCAGGGAAGAACTGGATGAACAGGGAATTGGCTTTGTACCTACCAACAGAGGCGGTGATATTACCTTTCACGGCCCGGGGCAGATAGTAGGATATCCGATTCTAGACCTTGAAAATTTCTTTACAGATATTGGAAAATACCTTCGTTGTCTGGAGGAAGTAGTGATCCGTACAATCGCGGAATACGGTGTTATTGGCGACCGTTCCCCCGGAGAGACCGGCGTATGGCTGGACCCGACGGACAAAACAAAAGCCCGCAAAATATGTGCAATGGGGGTTCGTTGCAGCCGCTGGGTGACCATGCATGGTTTTGCCCTCAACGTCAATACACCAATGAACTATTTTGATAACATTATTGCCTGCGGAATTGCAGATAAACAGGTGGCTACACTTGACAAAGAAGTAGGTAGGGAAGTGGATCTCGACGAGGTGAAGGCCAAACTCAGCAAACACTTTGCGGAGGTATTTGGTGCTACTATGATTTAA
- a CDS encoding 1-aminocyclopropane-1-carboxylate deaminase/D-cysteine desulfhydrase gives MLPTDHITLDTLTLSWLPSQMEAAMLRLDKLDPEISGNKWFKLKYNLEAAKEQGKKHILTFGGAYSNHIAATAAACQLAGLTCTGVIRGERPPVYGHTLQQAMDKGMLLEFISREDYRNSRQQYNAAPDTYVIPEGGHNAAGARGCEEILSLFPTHHFTHVLCATGTGTTLAGLINSAAPHQTILGIPVLKGAAYLEEEVRALLHPGKPHQWQLLHDFHGGGYAKVKPELIDFINTFYQETGIPTDIIYTGKLIKAFHELIHQGYFPDKSKILLIHTGGLQGNLSLPPGVLTL, from the coding sequence ATGCTGCCTACGGATCATATTACGCTGGATACTTTAACACTCTCCTGGCTGCCATCTCAGATGGAAGCGGCTATGCTGCGGCTGGATAAACTGGACCCTGAAATTTCCGGCAATAAGTGGTTCAAGCTCAAATACAATCTGGAGGCGGCAAAGGAGCAGGGAAAAAAACATATCCTGACTTTTGGGGGTGCGTATTCCAACCATATTGCTGCTACTGCAGCAGCCTGCCAGCTGGCCGGCTTAACGTGTACCGGCGTGATCCGGGGTGAACGCCCTCCTGTATATGGCCATACACTGCAACAGGCCATGGACAAGGGGATGCTGCTGGAGTTTATCAGCAGGGAAGATTATCGCAACAGCCGCCAGCAATACAACGCAGCACCGGATACCTATGTCATCCCGGAAGGGGGACATAATGCGGCCGGCGCCAGAGGCTGCGAAGAGATACTCTCCCTCTTCCCCACCCACCATTTCACGCATGTGTTATGCGCCACCGGCACCGGAACTACCCTCGCCGGCCTTATCAATAGTGCCGCACCTCATCAGACTATCCTTGGCATACCAGTATTAAAAGGCGCTGCTTATCTCGAAGAAGAAGTAAGAGCCTTGCTACATCCGGGCAAGCCCCACCAGTGGCAACTGTTACATGACTTCCATGGAGGAGGCTATGCTAAAGTAAAACCGGAACTTATAGATTTTATCAATACTTTTTACCAAGAAACCGGTATTCCCACTGATATTATTTATACCGGCAAACTTATCAAGGCTTTCCATGAATTAATCCATCAGGGCTACTTTCCGGACAAAAGCAAAATTTTATTAATACATACTGGCGGACTACAGGGCAATCTTTCCCTACCTCCCGGCGTTCTTACACTGTAA